In Reichenbachiella agarivorans, one genomic interval encodes:
- a CDS encoding acyltransferase, whose product MFSKVKNKWLQYRKDNPDHSTISLFFNAVAGVWRIVMAKYYLRNCSQIGKFVSVNGRPKIKSSGKIILGDDVRIWSNIEQTKLFTGKKGQLIIGSNSRINGSHITAQNRIEIGDNCRISPYTLIMDSSFHDIHDHFTDVEGETIIIEDDVWVASKATILKGVRIGKGAVIATGAVVTKDVAPYTLVGGVPAKLISKLKNNTEEDSTVVSSPTILT is encoded by the coding sequence ATGTTTTCAAAGGTTAAGAATAAGTGGCTACAATACAGGAAAGACAATCCAGACCACAGTACAATTAGCTTGTTTTTCAATGCAGTAGCTGGTGTATGGAGAATTGTAATGGCCAAATATTACCTAAGAAACTGTAGTCAGATAGGTAAATTCGTCAGTGTCAATGGAAGACCAAAAATAAAAAGCAGTGGCAAAATAATCCTCGGTGACGATGTGAGAATCTGGTCCAATATTGAGCAAACCAAATTGTTTACTGGTAAAAAAGGTCAACTCATCATAGGTAGCAACAGTAGAATCAACGGCTCCCATATCACCGCACAAAACAGAATAGAAATCGGGGACAATTGCAGAATATCTCCTTATACACTGATCATGGATAGTAGTTTTCACGATATTCATGATCATTTTACTGATGTAGAAGGTGAAACAATCATCATAGAGGATGACGTTTGGGTGGCATCCAAAGCCACTATACTCAAAGGCGTAAGAATAGGAAAAGGAGCGGTCATTGCTACAGGAGCTGTGGTAACCAAAGATGTTGCGCCTTATACTCTGGTAGGAGGAGTTCCTGCCAAGCTGATTTCCAAACTAAAAAACAATACAGAAGAAGATTCAACAGTTGTATCTTCGCCCACAATACTGACTTAA
- a CDS encoding glycosyltransferase family 2 protein produces the protein MSTTQPLVSVISVNYNEPEETELFLESLYQSDYHNFETLLVDNGSKRNIDPSVENRYSNLSLIVSEKNLGFAGGNNLGVAKAKGKYLIFLNNDTLLPRDFIDKLVMFMETHPEAGMVSPKIVFPNGKIQYAGSLDINGITGRGKRIGYLEEDHGQYDKNYPTDLPHGAAMIVPAKVISEVGSMYEEYFLYYEEHDWSMAIKRAGYKIYFFGETNIIHKQSISVGIDSPLKVYYMSRNRLLFQKRNFSPFNTVLSVLFYSFFALPKSSIKYLSSGKTAQFKNLWRGYLWHLNKNYVFKG, from the coding sequence ATGTCAACCACACAACCACTTGTTTCTGTCATATCTGTCAACTACAACGAACCCGAGGAAACCGAATTATTTTTAGAATCATTGTATCAATCAGATTATCACAATTTTGAAACATTGCTAGTAGACAATGGTTCCAAGCGAAACATAGACCCTTCGGTTGAAAACAGGTACTCCAATCTAAGTCTTATTGTAAGTGAAAAAAATCTAGGTTTTGCAGGAGGAAATAATTTGGGTGTGGCCAAAGCAAAAGGAAAGTATCTTATCTTTCTAAATAACGACACATTATTACCTAGAGACTTTATTGACAAACTCGTCATGTTCATGGAGACCCACCCAGAAGCAGGAATGGTCTCTCCAAAGATTGTATTCCCAAATGGAAAAATACAATATGCTGGGTCTTTAGATATCAATGGAATCACAGGGAGAGGAAAAAGAATAGGGTATTTAGAAGAAGACCACGGTCAATACGACAAAAATTACCCCACCGATCTCCCACATGGTGCAGCAATGATTGTACCTGCCAAAGTCATCTCAGAGGTAGGTTCGATGTACGAAGAATACTTCTTGTACTACGAAGAGCATGACTGGAGCATGGCCATCAAAAGAGCTGGATACAAAATCTACTTCTTTGGGGAGACAAATATTATTCACAAACAATCAATCAGTGTGGGTATAGACAGTCCACTCAAAGTTTACTACATGAGTAGAAATAGACTACTTTTTCAGAAACGAAATTTTAGTCCTTTTAATACTGTATTGAGTGTGTTGTTTTATTCGTTCTTTGCCCTACCAAAGTCTTCAATCAAATATTTATCTTCTGGCAAAACAGCCCAATTCAAGAATTTATGGCGAGGTTATCTATGGCACTTAAATAAAAATTATGTTTTCAAAGGTTAA
- a CDS encoding SDR family oxidoreductase has translation MKKKILILGGTSDMAMAIGQVYAREGHDLVMAGRKVERLLPYQEDIKLKCAVEVELMEFDAEDISSHEVFVQEACLTKLDLAVCVFGYLGDQSIAEQDWKECERIIHCNYTGAVSILNRIAEKFLIQGSGTIIGISSVAGDRGRSSNYLYGSAKAGFTVYLDGLRNRLYHSGLHVMTVKPGFVATKMTGHLDLPPALTSSPEQVAEVIYKAQLRKKNTIYVSFVWRWIMLIIRSIPEQIFKKLKM, from the coding sequence ATGAAAAAAAAGATATTGATATTAGGAGGAACCTCAGATATGGCAATGGCCATTGGCCAAGTGTATGCTCGGGAGGGTCATGATTTGGTAATGGCGGGACGAAAAGTTGAAAGATTGCTTCCATATCAGGAAGATATCAAATTGAAGTGTGCCGTGGAGGTTGAATTGATGGAGTTTGATGCAGAGGATATATCTTCTCATGAGGTCTTTGTCCAAGAGGCATGTTTGACTAAACTTGATCTGGCAGTTTGCGTGTTTGGTTATTTGGGAGATCAATCCATAGCAGAGCAAGACTGGAAGGAGTGTGAGAGGATTATACACTGCAATTACACGGGAGCTGTCTCTATCCTCAATCGTATCGCTGAAAAATTCTTGATACAAGGATCTGGCACTATCATAGGTATTAGTTCGGTGGCTGGAGATAGAGGTAGATCTAGCAATTATCTCTATGGCAGTGCCAAGGCTGGTTTTACAGTCTATTTGGATGGATTACGCAATAGACTGTATCATTCAGGATTGCATGTGATGACAGTGAAGCCGGGCTTTGTAGCTACTAAAATGACTGGGCATTTGGATTTACCTCCTGCATTGACTTCATCGCCTGAGCAGGTAGCCGAGGTTATTTATAAAGCTCAGCTAAGGAAAAAGAATACGATCTACGTGAGTTTTGTATGGAGATGGATCATGTTGATCATTCGTAGCATACCAGAGCAGATTTTTAAGAAACTAAAGATGTAA
- a CDS encoding T9SS type A sorting domain-containing protein produces the protein MKPLPVLLLLIILSHGLYAQDCGCDHTIEPKANGQAFCANPGVDCPITYAEKNNITDVKPGDVICIKAGTYPGYLDFYNLLGTKEEPIIIKNCGGKVIINAIDSQDGMDFWNSNDVHITGTGDPSTFYGIRVNGGQNGIRLNHVSINYEVDHIEIYDSGNHGLDLKNDPDCRDERSLRSGNYPNERVSVHDIYVDGTKYEGFYIGDSHYNITVPGTGCTENVEEQSVLDVEVYNCIVKNNGWDGIQVGSVIGQARIYNNRVEDYGLLLNNNDQAGFQINPGTKAVMYNNIALNGSGTAYFINGDGLEMYNNISYNSLTALSVFAKLTSPDSKYIIYNNTFLQATFTGLSILPASFTIPSNQFYNNIVHYTPNNCKQCTDDPAYRYKIEFAWNEENDQNNIYTTDLSSLKFVDPDNYNYRLTTESTLALDLGDCSPFANMVADFDGYARDYNAACDIGAFEYTIPSVTFNEQSIDFPLNSNEIKNYTLTGSYLRSNIKIPVPDNFSISTDPDNFEDIDTLYIDMDHINSINTTVYVKFSPNGIGEFSEQLIHITDELGEKSLKLTGEYIVLSTKSNLDGVKVYPNPVNDEHISLHIDLGKHSSKSTTMIMIDASGKEYLRRQSTEQTFSMDIPSTMTSGLYFVKVIIDNKQELIQKVYIN, from the coding sequence ATGAAACCCCTACCTGTACTACTATTACTCATTATCCTGAGTCATGGACTCTATGCCCAAGACTGTGGGTGCGATCATACGATCGAACCCAAGGCCAACGGACAGGCATTTTGTGCCAATCCTGGTGTGGATTGTCCAATTACTTACGCCGAAAAAAACAACATTACTGACGTAAAACCAGGTGATGTGATCTGTATCAAAGCTGGCACATACCCTGGCTATCTCGATTTTTACAATCTTTTGGGTACAAAAGAAGAGCCTATTATCATCAAAAACTGTGGAGGAAAAGTCATTATTAATGCCATAGACAGTCAAGATGGAATGGACTTCTGGAATAGCAATGATGTACACATCACTGGAACGGGCGATCCAAGTACCTTTTATGGTATCCGTGTAAATGGAGGACAAAATGGTATTCGCCTCAACCACGTATCTATCAACTATGAAGTAGATCACATCGAAATCTATGACAGTGGAAATCACGGACTCGATCTAAAAAATGACCCTGATTGCCGAGACGAACGAAGTTTAAGAAGTGGGAACTACCCCAACGAAAGAGTAAGTGTGCATGACATATATGTGGATGGTACCAAATACGAAGGTTTCTACATAGGTGACTCTCATTACAACATCACCGTGCCTGGTACAGGGTGTACCGAAAATGTAGAAGAACAGTCTGTGCTAGATGTAGAAGTGTACAATTGTATAGTCAAAAATAATGGATGGGATGGGATTCAAGTAGGTAGTGTAATCGGGCAAGCAAGAATCTATAACAACAGAGTAGAAGACTATGGATTATTGTTGAACAATAACGACCAAGCAGGTTTTCAAATCAACCCTGGCACCAAGGCAGTTATGTATAACAACATCGCATTGAACGGTTCTGGAACAGCCTATTTTATCAATGGGGATGGATTGGAAATGTACAACAATATTTCATATAATTCGCTCACTGCACTTTCTGTTTTTGCTAAACTCACGAGTCCTGACTCTAAATACATCATCTATAACAACACCTTTTTACAGGCTACTTTTACAGGGCTATCTATCTTGCCTGCCTCTTTCACGATTCCTTCCAATCAATTCTACAACAACATTGTGCACTACACCCCAAACAATTGTAAACAGTGTACAGATGATCCTGCTTACAGGTACAAAATAGAGTTTGCTTGGAATGAGGAAAACGACCAAAACAACATCTACACCACAGATCTCTCGTCACTCAAGTTTGTCGATCCAGACAACTACAACTATAGGCTAACTACTGAATCTACATTGGCATTAGACTTGGGTGATTGTTCTCCATTCGCAAATATGGTTGCTGATTTTGATGGCTATGCTAGGGATTACAACGCTGCCTGTGACATAGGAGCATTTGAGTACACGATCCCCTCCGTCACTTTCAATGAACAATCAATTGATTTTCCACTCAATTCTAATGAGATCAAAAATTATACTCTGACTGGTTCGTATTTGAGAAGCAATATTAAAATTCCCGTTCCAGACAACTTCAGTATCTCAACTGACCCTGATAATTTTGAAGATATCGATACATTGTATATTGATATGGATCACATCAATTCCATCAATACTACCGTCTATGTGAAATTTTCACCTAATGGCATTGGAGAGTTTTCCGAGCAATTGATTCACATTACTGACGAACTAGGTGAAAAATCGCTTAAATTAACTGGAGAGTATATCGTCTTGTCAACTAAGAGTAACCTAGATGGTGTTAAAGTCTACCCCAATCCAGTAAACGATGAACACATATCATTGCATATTGACTTAGGTAAACATTCTTCTAAGTCTACAACTATGATCATGATAGACGCATCTGGCAAGGAATATTTAAGAAGACAATCTACCGAACAAACTTTCTCTATGGACATTCCCTCTACAATGACAAGTGGATTGTATTTTGTCAAAGTTATTATTGACAACAAACAAGAGTTAATTCAAAAGGTTTACATCAACTGA